Proteins co-encoded in one Balearica regulorum gibbericeps isolate bBalReg1 chromosome 24, bBalReg1.pri, whole genome shotgun sequence genomic window:
- the CDK5RAP3 gene encoding CDK5 regulatory subunit-associated protein 3, producing MQISPQDYQNVPIDIQTGKLLDWLVDRRHCNLKWQSQVLAIREKINAAMRDMPENEEIKQLLAGAYLHYFHCLRIVEILKGTEVSTKNLFGRYSSQRMKDWQEIVSLYEKENTYLAELASLLVRSITYEIPSLRKQISRCQQAQQDFARREEECQLGAAELRERFFASCKQYGITGDNVRQELLALVKDLPSLLSEIGAGASALSEAIELYQACVEFVCESSTELVVPMLRHVGKRGNTTVYEWRTGLQPLRVERPEVEEVPEQPKEDTIDWGDFTLEPTKVDDGAAADRGAQGEEIDWGITLEPSSQGDGIDWGDGESEEVQITVLEAGTEVPEGVACGSDALTLLENTETRSQFIDELMELELFLSQRLVEMEEEADIVAISQFQLAPAVLQGQTSVRVGSLLATTRALLGQLCTRSMQHLFMILASPRYVDRVSELLRQKLKQAELLLAKKEAMSRKREEALAEQGALEPKLDRLLEKTKELQKLIETDVSKRYSGRPVNLMGVSL from the exons ATCTCTCCCCAGGACTACCAGAACGTACCCATCGACATCCAGACCGGCAAACTCTTGG ACTGGCTGGTGGACAGGAGACACTGCAACCTGAAATGGCAGAGCCAGGTGCTGGCCATCCGCGAGAAGATCAACGCGGCCATGCGAGACATGCCGGAGAACGAGGAGATAAAGCAGCTGCTCGCGGGGGCCT ACCTGCACTACTTCCACTGCCTGAGGATCGTGGAGATCCTCAAGGGCACTGAGGTTTCCACCAAGAACCTCTTCGGGCGCTACTCGTCCCAGCGCATGAAG gacTGGCAGGAGATCGTGTCCCTCTACGAGAAGGAGAACACCTACCTGG CCGAGCTCGCCAGCCTCCTGGTGCGCAGCATCACCTACGAGATCCCCTCGCTGAGGAAGCAGATCAGCCGGTGCCAGCAGGCCCAGCAGGACTTCGCCCGCCGTGAGGAGGAATGTCAGCTGGGGGCGGCCGAGCTGCGGGAGCGGTTCTTCGCCTCGTGCAAGCAGTACGGCATCACC GGTGACAACGTGcgccaggagctgctggcctTGGTGAAGGACCTGCCGTCGCTGCTCTCCGAGATCGGGGCAGGAGCCAGCGCGCTCTCCGAGGCCATCGAGCTGTACCAGGCCTGCGTGGAGTTTGTGTGCGAGag CTCCACAGAGCTGGTGGTGCCCATGCTGCGGCACGTGGGCAAGAGAGGCAACACCACCGTCTACGAGTGGAGGACGGGGCTCCAGCCCCTGCGGGTGGAGCGGCCGGAGGTGGAAGAGGTGCCGGAGCAGCCCAAGGAGGACACG ATCGACTGGGGAGACTTCACGCTGGAGCCGACCAAGGTGGATGACGGTGCCGCTGCCGACAGGGGAGCCCAGGGCGAGGAGATCGACTGGGGGATCACACTAGAGCCCAGTTCTCAG GGTGACGGCATCGACTGGGGAGACGGTGAAAGTGAGGAGGTGCAGATCACGGTGCTGGAGGCTGGCACCGAGG TGCCCGAGGGGGTCGCCTGCGGCTCTGATGCCCTGACGCTCCTGGAAAACACCGAGACCCGGAGCCAGTTCATCGACGAGCTGATGGAG CTGGAGCTGTTCCTGTCCCAGCGCTtggtggagatggaggaagaagCCGACATCGTGGCCAtcagccagttccagctggcCCCTGCCGTGCTGCAGGGCCAGACCAGCGTCCGTGTGGGCTCTCTGCTGGCCACCACCCGGGCTCTGCTGGGCCAGCTCTGCACCCGCAGCATGCAGCACCTCTTCATGATCCTCGCCTCCCCCAG GTACGTGGACCGTGTGAGCGAGCTGCTCCGGCAGAAGCTGAAGCAGgcggagctgctgctggccaagaaGGAGGCGATGAGCCGGAAGCGTGAGgaggccctggcagagcagggcGCCTTGGAGCCCAAGCTGGACCGGCTGCTGGAGAAGACCAAGGAGCTCCAGAAGCTG ATCGAGACGGATGTCTCCAAGCGCTACAGCGGGCGGCCGGTGAACCTGATGGGTGTTTCCCTGTGA
- the COPZ2 gene encoding coatomer subunit zeta-2, translating into MEPAGPEPSLYTVKALLILDSRGQRLLAKYYDSTFPTAKEQAAFERSVFSKTQRAGGEITSLEGLTVVYRSSVDLFFYVVGGCQENELMLSAVLACLLDTLGHLLRKEVEKRWLLDNMEGTFLVVDEIVDRGVILESDPQQVIQRLSLRAPEPAAYGFVLFDYLAGGSERRDTGDTGGHD; encoded by the exons ATGGAGCCCGCGGGGCCG GAGCCCTCGCTGTACACGGTGAAGGCCCTGCTCATCCTGGACAGCCGCGGGCAGCGCCTCCTGGCCAAG TACTACGACAGCACCTTCCCCACGGCCAAGGAGCAGGCGGCCTTCGAGAGGAGCGTCTTCAGCAAGACCCAGCGGGCGGGCG GTGAGATCACCTCTCTGGAAGGACTCACCGTCGTCTACAGGAGCAGCGTCGACCTCTTCTTCTACGTGGTGGGGGGCTGCCAGGAGAACGAG CTGATGCTGTCGGCCGTGCTCGCCTGCCTCCTCGACACCCTGGGCCACCTCCTGCG GAAGGAGGTGGAGAAGCGCTGGCTGCTGGACAACATGGAGGGAACGTTCCTGGTGGTGGACGAGATCGTGGACAGGGG GGTGATCCTGGAGAGCGACCCCCAGCAAGTGATCCAGCGGCTGAGCCTGCGG GCCCCGGAGCCGGCGGCGTATGGCTTCGTCCTCTTCGACTACCTGGCAGGCGGCTCGGAGCGGAGGGACACGGGGGATACCGGTGGCCACGACTAG